The genomic segment TCAAGGGTGCTACGGACGATGAGTTTAGGATTATTAACCCCCAAGCTATGAAGTTTCTTGGATACTCAAGGAGAGGTTCTAGCGATCTACAAACTCTACATTGAATGAACTATTGGAGAACCCGTGATGCAGGTGAGCTCTAGCTTTAAGCGGCTTTGGTGGATGATTGCTGCCACTACCGTCATGATTGCGATGGTGGTCTATCTAGGGGTAGTGCCGGTGGTTAAAAACCATCACCTTTCCCTAGGGGCGATCGAAGAGCGGCTTAGCCAGGGCTTTGTGCCGTCAGGGACGATTAGAGAACAGGCTGTCAGCGGCGGCATGAGCCGGGGTGGCTCCTTTAGTCGCCCCTCTGCGCCCGCACCCTCGGCTCCACGCAGTTTGCCTAGCTATGGCGGCGGTGGCTATGGCGGCAGTTACGGTGGTGGGTATGGTGGAGGCTACGGCGGTGGCTACGGTGGTGGCTACGGCTATCGCTCGGCTCCGGGGCCGGTGATTGTGCCTTACCCCACCTACGCTCCGGCTCCGGTGTATGTGGGCACGGGCGGTGGCGGTGGCGGCGGTGGATTTTTGATTGTGATTGTAGTGGTGGGGTTTATTGTGCTGCCCATCGCGTTTAATTATTTGCAGGGCGGCAGTCGTAGGTTTGACGGTTCAGCGGCGACGGGTAGCCAGAGCGAGCTGCTCAACGACATTGTCACCGTGACGCGCCTACAGATAGTGCTGCTAGCGGGGGCAAGAGATCTTCAGCGCGACCTCGATCGCATTGCTGTCAACGCTGACCTCACCACCCCGGCGGGGCTCGCATCTCAACTGCGCGAAACAGTGCTGGCGCTGCTGCGTCACCCCGACTACTGGACCCATGTGCGGGCTGAGTCGCAGACGGTGTCTAGGCGAGAGCGGGCATCAGAACTGTTTGAGCGGCTGTCGATTCAAGAGCGCAGCAAGTTCACTGTCGAAACTTTGGTAAATGTTGGCGGCGAGGTGCAGCGACGCACCATGCCCGGTGGTCCCAGCGGAGATGTGGCCTCGCACATTGTGGTGACGCTGCTGTTGGGTACAGCAGACGATCGCCCCCTGTTCGGCACCGTTAATTCTGTTACTGACCTAAAAGCGGTATTGCAGCGCTTAGGCTCTATTTCTCCTGCCTATTTGCTGGTCTACGAGTTGCTGTGGACACCCCAGGACCCCACCGATAGCCTGAGCGGCGATGAACTGCTCGCCAACTATCCCGACCTGGTCACGCTTTAGACTGCCCATCACTTGCAGCTAAGAGCGGCTCTGAATTTGGGAGTATCGGTGGCAAGAACGTTTCGATGCTCGTCGAGCCGGTTTTCGAGCTGAAAACTGCCTTACGGTTAACCCCACAACCGGTACGGGAGGGAAGTTCGCCATCACAGTAGGGTTCCTACGACTGGAGGTAGAAGCGGCTCTGGCGCACCATAGTAGCTGTAGAGAGTGAAAGCGCAAATGCTTGACCTGACTCACCTTAGACGTTTGCAAAGGCAAGTACCAGGAGGTTTAGAACCTATGATTATTCGTCGCTACTTAGACCCCATCACCGAAATCAACGCCATTCGTCGTCAGATCAACGAGGCCTTCGGCGACCTCACCAATGAAGCGTTGACTAAGACCGATTGGGCTCCTGCCATTCGCTTAGTTGACCACGGCCATGAGTTCGTGTTGACGGCTCACTTGGTAGGCGTTACCGCTGCCGACCTCGATGTGCAGGTAGCTGCTGATAGTGTAACCATTGCTGGCGTTCGCAAAGCCCCCGAAGCCCCCGCCGAAGAAGGCACCCAGGTGCTCTACGACGACACCCGCTACGGCAGCTTCCAGCGCATGGTCAATCTGCCCGATGCTGTGCAGAATGACAAAGTTGTGGCTGACTTTACCCATGGCGTGCTGACTCTGACCCTGCCCAAGGTGGTTGAAGCTCGCAATAAGGTGGTCAAAATCAGCCTAGGTGGCAACGAAAACCCTGCCATTGAAGCGGGTGAAGCCTAACTCAGAGCATGAGATGTCTCTGCGCTAACGATTGACGATTGAGAGTAAGTCATGATGACTGGGGAGGCAATGCCTCCCCTTTTTTTTGCTGAGCTGATTGCAGCATCGTGCCACTGAATTTGCAACTACCCTAAATTCAGTTCCCCTTGGAGCTAGCCTAGGCAATTCTGCTGGGCCTCTACGGCTGTGGCTTTTCGAGATCGGCGTCGCCTACGGTAAACGTGACCGAGAGGGGGCTATCAACCCGGCGAGAGGCCTCGCGCAGCTCAAGTCCCACAACCATGCCGTCGTCGTCGTAATCGAGAATGAGGTTGGGCGAAATGCGGGCGGTTTCGCCGACTTCGCGCTGGTTAAAGGCGATTTGCAGGATGTCGCGATCGGGGTCGTAGGTGATCTGCATAGGCTGGGGCGCAGGGCGACAAAGGCGCGGTGGGTAGTGTGATAGCCGCCATCATAGAGTGTTTCTGGGCGGATGGTTTACCCTTTGGCCACCGGCATTGCTCTGGAACTGCGGCCATTCGCCCATCTTGGCCAAAACAGCACCCGTAGCAGCAGCCCGAGCGATCGCAGCTCCCCGGGGCTGTTCCACCGCTTCCACTGGCCAGGGCGGCAAAATAGCGTGGTGACCAGTGCTCGGTAGGTGGCAGGAGCCATGGGGCCAAACTGCACTCGCAGATGGGGCAACTCGTCCTTGTAGTATATGGCGGTGACAATGCCCTCTAGGGCGATCGCCTCCTCGGCGATTTCTAGATCTACCGCCATCCCTACGCTGAGGGGATGCTCTGGGGAAACCTGCTGGGTGAGGGCGACCTCAACCCCAGCCTCTGACATCTGCGTAGTCATGCCCCACCAGTTTTTGGGGGCAGGGCTACCGGGCCTGGGGTCGAGGTCATCGCCCGACGCCGCCTGGAACAGCCGGGGCGACAGCTTCACCACTCGGCGCAGATCCAGCCACACATGGGGGTTGGGGCGAGGGACATCCAGCAAAATTAGCAGAGCGATCGCAATCATCGCCAGGTTGTAGGCGCTCCACATCCAGCTCAGGGCCAGCCCCTTAGCCTGGAGATCGTAGCTGTCACTGCCCCATCCGGCCGCCAGACATAGGCCCAAGTTGCGCCACAGGCTGATAGCGGTAAGCACAAACAAAACGATCAGGGGCAGGCTCAGCCGCCAATTAAACTGAAATGTTTGGTTCGATGTGCCCTTGGGGGTGACGTCAAAGCCCTTCGAAAACGGTCTGACCAGGGCTTGTACTACCGTCACCGCCAGGGGAAACACCAGCACTACCGAATATATATCAGAGATGAGCGCCGAGCGGGAGTAGTGGTTAAGCCAGGCAAATACGGTGAGCTGCACCAGGTAGTAAGGCAAAAAGAAATACAGCACTTCGCGCGTGTTGGCCTGAATGGGCACCACATTGAGAAACGAGTAGGCCAGGGGCATCAACAACAGTACCAGGCGGGGAATGCTACCCAACTGATTCATAAGCCCTTCGAGATGCCCTAAGCGCTGCAGCGGGGACAGCCCTCGAATAGTTAGGGGGTTGGAGTCGATAAAGAACGCCTGGAGGGTACCTCTGGCCCACCGCAGCCGCTGGGTGACGTGGGCTGAAATGTTCTCTGCTGCTAAGCCCGCGCTGAGCTGTTCGTCTAAATAAATGACCTCGTTGCCCCGGGCCGCTATGCGAATAGCGGTGAAGTAGTCTTCGCTGAGC from the Nodosilinea sp. FACHB-141 genome contains:
- a CDS encoding DUF1517 domain-containing protein, which encodes MQVSSSFKRLWWMIAATTVMIAMVVYLGVVPVVKNHHLSLGAIEERLSQGFVPSGTIREQAVSGGMSRGGSFSRPSAPAPSAPRSLPSYGGGGYGGSYGGGYGGGYGGGYGGGYGYRSAPGPVIVPYPTYAPAPVYVGTGGGGGGGGFLIVIVVVGFIVLPIAFNYLQGGSRRFDGSAATGSQSELLNDIVTVTRLQIVLLAGARDLQRDLDRIAVNADLTTPAGLASQLRETVLALLRHPDYWTHVRAESQTVSRRERASELFERLSIQERSKFTVETLVNVGGEVQRRTMPGGPSGDVASHIVVTLLLGTADDRPLFGTVNSVTDLKAVLQRLGSISPAYLLVYELLWTPQDPTDSLSGDELLANYPDLVTL
- a CDS encoding Hsp20/alpha crystallin family protein, whose product is MIIRRYLDPITEINAIRRQINEAFGDLTNEALTKTDWAPAIRLVDHGHEFVLTAHLVGVTAADLDVQVAADSVTIAGVRKAPEAPAEEGTQVLYDDTRYGSFQRMVNLPDAVQNDKVVADFTHGVLTLTLPKVVEARNKVVKISLGGNENPAIEAGEA
- a CDS encoding DUF2283 domain-containing protein; translation: MQITYDPDRDILQIAFNQREVGETARISPNLILDYDDDGMVVGLELREASRRVDSPLSVTFTVGDADLEKPQP
- a CDS encoding glycosyltransferase family 2 protein: MPSLSRSVSKPLDKAKSRPPVRWATLIMAAIVGLSAAIVLAWFAGETRITKIFAQFQVLQSQPPMWLEVPMVAVQYLVAPTVVLLLLAFAITRISPRPRPWSRCVVISILLVLVARYLAWRCLSTLNLASPLEGTFSLLLLGVELFGLTNSIIQLLLLLRVRDRRSQADALEHEVIQGHYQPWVDVFIPTYDEPAFILRRTVIGCQAMDYSRKTVYLLDDTRRPKIKALAAELGCQYLTRSHNHHAKAGNLNHALELTQGELIASFDADFVPTRNFLCRTVGFFQNPKVGLVQTPQSFYNPDPIARNLGLEGVLTPDEEVFYRQIQPMRDGSGSVVCAGTSFVVRRSALEDSGGFVTESLSEDYFTAIRIAARGNEVIYLDEQLSAGLAAENISAHVTQRLRWARGTLQAFFIDSNPLTIRGLSPLQRLGHLEGLMNQLGSIPRLVLLLMPLAYSFLNVVPIQANTREVLYFFLPYYLVQLTVFAWLNHYSRSALISDIYSVVLVFPLAVTVVQALVRPFSKGFDVTPKGTSNQTFQFNWRLSLPLIVLFVLTAISLWRNLGLCLAAGWGSDSYDLQAKGLALSWMWSAYNLAMIAIALLILLDVPRPNPHVWLDLRRVVKLSPRLFQAASGDDLDPRPGSPAPKNWWGMTTQMSEAGVEVALTQQVSPEHPLSVGMAVDLEIAEEAIALEGIVTAIYYKDELPHLRVQFGPMAPATYRALVTTLFCRPGQWKRWNSPGELRSLGLLLRVLFWPRWANGRSSRAMPVAKG